One segment of Mycolicibacterium neworleansense DNA contains the following:
- a CDS encoding AraC family transcriptional regulator, which yields MRTASDSVAEIRRSIDMHARPDLSTDIDGLLLSKVVGPQSPDYSLTEPLLVVMAQGGKQLLLGDSVFEYRAGQYLIVAASLPVTGHYLDTTATHPSLAMGLVLSPATLAALTLQAPAESWSRAAAPAIATGDADVDLLDAVARLLRLIERPADAPVLAPLIEQEILWRVLTGRHGATVRQIALADSHLSRINRAIAWMRDNFAEPVRIEELAKMSGMSVSAFHRQFRAVTAMSPLQFQKRIQLQQARSLLLADFGDVAGIGHRVGYDSPSQFNREYRRMFGAPPGQDATRLRTARPSEGPARLL from the coding sequence ATGCGTACCGCATCCGATTCAGTCGCCGAGATACGCCGGTCGATCGACATGCACGCCCGCCCCGACTTGAGTACCGATATCGACGGCCTGCTGCTGTCGAAGGTCGTCGGCCCCCAGAGCCCGGACTACTCGTTGACCGAGCCCCTGCTGGTCGTCATGGCCCAAGGCGGCAAGCAGCTGCTGCTCGGTGACTCGGTGTTCGAATACCGCGCCGGGCAGTATCTGATCGTGGCAGCGAGCCTGCCCGTCACGGGCCACTACCTGGACACCACGGCGACGCATCCGTCGCTGGCGATGGGATTGGTGCTGTCCCCGGCCACCTTGGCAGCACTGACGCTACAGGCGCCGGCCGAATCCTGGTCGCGGGCAGCCGCCCCGGCGATCGCCACGGGCGATGCCGACGTGGACCTGCTCGATGCCGTGGCCCGACTACTGCGCCTGATCGAACGTCCCGCTGATGCGCCGGTACTGGCCCCACTGATCGAACAAGAGATCCTGTGGCGGGTGCTGACCGGCAGGCACGGCGCCACAGTGCGCCAGATCGCCTTGGCCGACAGCCATTTGTCACGCATCAATCGGGCGATCGCCTGGATGCGAGACAACTTCGCCGAGCCTGTCCGGATAGAGGAACTCGCCAAGATGTCGGGCATGAGCGTGTCAGCCTTTCACCGGCAGTTCCGCGCGGTGACGGCCATGAGTCCATTGCAGTTCCAGAAGCGAATCCAGTTGCAGCAAGCCCGATCCCTGCTGCTCGCCGATTTCGGTGACGTGGCCGGGATCGGCCACCGGGTTGGCTATGACAGCCCCTCTCAGTTCAACCGCGAATACCGCCGGATGTTTGGCGCACCTCCGGGCCAGGACGCAACGCGGCTGCGCACTGCCAGGCCGTCCGAAGGACCGGCGCGCTTGCTGTGA
- a CDS encoding substrate-binding domain-containing protein — MRFSRLAVVAAAGVLVMGAAACSSTGGKPRSNDGGMGGGTVDTPRVTIAMITHEVPGDSFWDLVRKGAETAAKKDNIELRYSSDPEAPNQANLVQTAVDSGVQGIAVTLAKPDAMKAAIENATGKGIPTVAFNAGLDAWQKIGVKEYFGQDGYIAGQEAGRRLTEEGAKKVLCVIQEQGHVDLEARCAGVKNTFPATETLNVNGKDMPSVESTITAKLQQDRSIDYVVTLGAPFAPTAVQSVRNSGSSAKVGTFDTNAALVDAIKNGDVQWAVDQQPFLQGYLAVDSLWLYLNNGNVIGGNQPTLTGPSFIDKSNIDSVAEYAKNGTR; from the coding sequence ATGAGGTTCAGTCGGCTCGCGGTGGTAGCTGCGGCGGGTGTGCTGGTGATGGGCGCCGCCGCGTGCTCGAGCACCGGTGGAAAGCCGCGGAGCAACGATGGCGGAATGGGCGGCGGCACCGTCGACACCCCCCGGGTCACCATCGCGATGATCACCCACGAGGTGCCGGGTGACTCCTTCTGGGACCTGGTCCGCAAGGGCGCCGAGACCGCGGCGAAGAAAGACAACATCGAGCTGCGGTACTCGTCCGATCCCGAGGCGCCCAATCAGGCCAATCTGGTTCAGACGGCCGTCGACAGCGGCGTGCAGGGCATCGCTGTGACGCTGGCCAAGCCGGACGCCATGAAGGCCGCCATCGAAAACGCCACGGGCAAAGGCATTCCCACGGTCGCGTTCAACGCCGGTCTCGATGCTTGGCAGAAGATCGGTGTCAAGGAGTACTTCGGCCAGGACGGGTACATCGCCGGGCAGGAAGCCGGCCGGCGGCTCACCGAAGAAGGCGCCAAGAAGGTCCTGTGTGTAATCCAGGAACAAGGCCACGTCGACCTCGAGGCCCGCTGCGCCGGGGTGAAGAACACCTTCCCCGCGACCGAGACGCTCAACGTCAACGGCAAGGACATGCCGTCGGTCGAGTCGACCATCACCGCCAAGCTGCAGCAGGACCGGTCGATCGACTACGTGGTGACGCTCGGTGCACCGTTCGCTCCGACTGCGGTGCAGTCGGTACGCAATTCCGGCAGCTCGGCCAAGGTCGGCACGTTCGACACCAATGCCGCACTGGTCGACGCCATCAAGAACGGTGACGTCCAATGGGCAGTCGACCAGCAGCCCTTCCTGCAGGGCTACCTCGCCGTCGACTCACTGTGGCTCTACCTCAACAACGGCAACGTCATCGGCGGCAATCAGCCCACGCTGACCGGTCCGTCGTTCATCGACAAGTCGAACATCGACTCGGTCGCCGAGTACGCGAAGAACGGGACGCGCTAG
- a CDS encoding ABC transporter permease, whose amino-acid sequence MSTQADLNLETHKVVRDERVKEQNKLQRLLIRPEMGAAIGAIGIFVLFLIVAPPFRTPEALATVLYASSTIGIMAVGVGVLMIGGEFDLSSGVAVTTASLSASMLSYNLHLNLWTGAVLALGMALAVGFFNGYMVMKTKIPSFLITLSTFFMLAGINLAVTKLLSGQVATPSVSDMEGFGSGRAVFASSFNILGVSVRITVVWWILFVAIATYVLFKTKIGNWIFAVGGNQDSARAVGVPVMKVKIGLFMVVSFCAWFVGMHLLFAFNTVQSGQGIGNEFFYIIAAVVGGCLLTGGYGTAIGTLIGAFIFGMTNQGIVYAGWNPDWFKFFLGGMLLFAVIANNVVRNYAAKR is encoded by the coding sequence ATGAGTACCCAGGCAGACCTCAATCTCGAAACGCACAAAGTCGTCCGCGACGAGCGGGTCAAGGAACAGAACAAACTGCAGCGCTTGCTGATTCGTCCCGAGATGGGTGCAGCGATCGGTGCGATCGGCATCTTCGTACTGTTCCTGATCGTCGCCCCGCCGTTCCGGACCCCGGAAGCCCTGGCCACTGTGCTCTATGCCAGTTCGACGATCGGCATCATGGCCGTCGGGGTCGGCGTGCTGATGATCGGCGGAGAGTTCGATCTGTCCTCGGGCGTGGCCGTCACCACGGCTTCGCTGTCCGCCTCGATGCTGTCGTACAACCTGCACCTGAATCTGTGGACGGGCGCCGTCCTGGCACTGGGGATGGCGCTGGCGGTCGGGTTCTTCAACGGCTACATGGTGATGAAGACCAAGATCCCGTCGTTCCTCATCACACTGAGCACCTTCTTCATGCTCGCCGGCATCAACCTCGCCGTGACCAAGCTGCTGTCCGGTCAGGTCGCCACCCCGAGCGTGTCCGACATGGAGGGATTCGGTTCCGGCCGAGCTGTTTTCGCGTCGTCGTTCAACATTCTCGGGGTGTCGGTACGTATCACCGTGGTGTGGTGGATCCTGTTCGTCGCCATCGCCACCTACGTGCTGTTCAAAACCAAGATCGGCAACTGGATCTTCGCCGTCGGAGGCAACCAGGACAGCGCCCGCGCCGTCGGTGTTCCGGTGATGAAGGTGAAGATCGGCCTGTTCATGGTGGTCAGCTTCTGCGCCTGGTTCGTCGGCATGCACCTGCTGTTCGCGTTCAACACCGTTCAGTCCGGCCAGGGCATCGGCAACGAGTTCTTCTACATCATCGCCGCGGTGGTCGGCGGCTGCCTGCTCACCGGTGGCTACGGCACCGCGATCGGAACCTTGATCGGCGCCTTCATCTTCGGCATGACCAACCAGGGCATCGTCTACGCCGGGTGGAACCCGGACTGGTTCAAGTTCTTCCTCGGCGGGATGCTGTTGTTCGCGGTGATCGCCAACAACGTCGTCCGTAACTACGCAGCGAAAAGGTAA
- a CDS encoding nitroreductase family deazaflavin-dependent oxidoreductase, translating into MSEATFPHGKWGRDDVSALFKPVFSFAASPLGSKVIRAIVPLDRRVVDRTKGRFSLFGPLSMPELLLTTTGRKSGQPRTSVLSYVHEGDRLLVMGSNFGQQQHPSWSTNLVAEPQASISMAGQDIPVTATLLTDGERDAALQRFLAYPMYRAYQTRTDRDLRVFALTRR; encoded by the coding sequence ATGTCCGAGGCAACCTTCCCGCACGGCAAATGGGGGCGGGACGACGTCTCGGCGTTGTTCAAGCCCGTGTTCTCGTTCGCCGCGTCGCCGCTCGGCTCCAAGGTGATCCGCGCGATCGTGCCGCTAGACAGGCGGGTCGTCGACCGTACGAAGGGTCGTTTCTCGTTGTTCGGACCGCTGTCGATGCCCGAACTGCTGTTGACCACGACCGGTCGGAAATCGGGCCAACCGCGCACCTCCGTGCTCAGCTATGTCCACGAAGGTGACCGCCTGCTGGTGATGGGCAGCAACTTCGGCCAGCAGCAGCATCCGTCGTGGTCGACCAATCTGGTCGCCGAACCGCAGGCCTCGATATCGATGGCGGGCCAGGATATCCCGGTCACGGCGACGTTGCTCACGGACGGCGAACGGGACGCGGCCCTACAGCGTTTTCTCGCCTACCCGATGTACCGGGCCTACCAGACCCGCACCGACCGGGATCTGCGGGTGTTCGCGTTGACGCGCAGATAG
- a CDS encoding ATP-binding cassette domain-containing protein, with the protein MSTTAEAPIAETPSGGAVPLVELKHVGKSYGNIIALADINLRVGAGEVTGVLGDNGAGKSTLIKIIAGLHKPTEGELLIDGTPTVFDSPKDSLKAGIATVYQDLAVVSLMPVWRNFFLGNELRKKGILPSLDISAMRATTISELHKMGIDLPDVDAPIGSLSGGQRQCVAIARAIFFGARVLILDEPTAALGVKQSGMVLRYITAAKEQGFGVIFITHNPHHAHMVGDHFVLLNRGRQKLDCTYDEISLETLTQEMAGGNELEALSHELRR; encoded by the coding sequence ATGAGCACAACTGCTGAAGCCCCGATTGCGGAGACCCCGTCGGGCGGCGCGGTGCCGCTGGTCGAACTCAAACACGTCGGTAAGAGCTACGGAAACATCATCGCCCTGGCGGACATCAACCTGCGGGTGGGTGCCGGTGAGGTGACCGGCGTGCTCGGCGACAACGGCGCGGGCAAGTCCACGTTGATCAAGATCATCGCTGGGCTGCACAAGCCGACGGAGGGGGAGTTGCTGATCGACGGCACGCCCACCGTCTTCGACTCGCCCAAGGACTCGCTCAAGGCCGGAATCGCGACGGTGTACCAGGACCTCGCTGTGGTCTCGCTGATGCCGGTGTGGCGAAACTTCTTTCTCGGAAACGAATTGCGCAAGAAGGGCATCCTGCCGTCGCTGGACATTTCCGCGATGCGCGCGACCACCATTTCCGAGCTGCACAAGATGGGCATCGACCTGCCCGACGTCGACGCGCCGATCGGCTCGCTGTCAGGTGGCCAGCGTCAGTGTGTGGCGATCGCGCGGGCAATCTTCTTCGGGGCCCGGGTGCTGATCCTCGACGAGCCGACGGCCGCTCTCGGCGTCAAGCAGTCCGGCATGGTGCTGCGCTACATCACCGCCGCCAAGGAGCAGGGGTTCGGCGTCATCTTCATCACCCACAACCCGCACCACGCGCACATGGTGGGTGACCACTTCGTGCTGCTGAACCGTGGACGGCAGAAACTGGACTGCACGTACGACGAGATCTCGCTGGAGACCCTGACCCAGGAGATGGCCGGAGGTAACGAACTCGAGGCGCTCAGCCACGAACTCCGCCGTTGA